The region AAGCAGCCATCTCAAGAAATTTAATACTATTGAGGGCAAAAGATAGGTAATCTCAAGGCATGTTACGAGAATAGAAGTGTTCACTAATGCAAAATGGcattatatcatatgaacaAGTTTTTGATAGTGTAAGAATATTTCCCCCTCTTCAGAGTTTTTTATGTGTTTGTTGAACATGTGACAGCAGGGATGTCTTGACACAAGTTTCATATGCAACTCATATGGCACTGCTTATCTAACATTAGACTAGACACAATAAATCGTGTTCACATCTAAAATGTTGAGCATAAGCATCAGAATCATCCCCATCAAGTCTGAGATAATAGCAAGGGAGTGACCATAGATACAACTCTCAGTAAGCAATCCATATGGTGAGATTGCTGGTGCAGCACCATCTCATCCACTCAGGTAATCTTTtcagccaaaaagaaaaagaagaaataccTTATGCTTTACTAGTTCCGAGAAGAATTTGAATTGGTATTCGTCAATATCACCATGGAGTGCTAGATCAAGACCAAATATCCACCATCTTTTAGGGAGTTGCAAAGCAAAATAACTCTTCTTTTGAGGCATCAACCACCCTCCCAACCAGCTCTTATGACATATATACCTCATAAAGGTATGTAGACCATCAAACCAATCTGCATTGCAATAAAAGACTAATGTTACACCAAACGTACATTTTACACTAACAAAATCCAAGGCTTTTCAATGAGCAGAATCACGTTCTGAAAATAAACGACTGATAACAGTTCTGATTATCAGATAAATACAACAATAAATATCTAAATGACAGTAACAGAATCTCTTTTGTGAGGAACAAAACTAAATCATAAGAGGCTCAGACCAAGAACTAAGACCAACCATGATTTCCAGGAATAAGAAAACACTGAGGCCCCTCGTATTGCTTCAGTTCAGGCACTTCACAAGGTATCTCAGGCTTGTTCACAGCTACCTGCTCTGGCTTATACCACGGAGGAGGCTGGAGAGCATACTCAAAAGGACGGAAGAAGCGTTTTTCATATGTGAAAGCTGACGGATTAGGGTACCTACAATAGATCTTGAATTATCAATTTggatttaaatgtttttataaaTAGTTACACATACTCATGCATCCATATGGATTGACCCATGACTAGATTCTGCATCCCTTACTTATAGGGCAAGGAGACCATTGGCAAAATTGAACTCAAATTTAGATACTTAACAAGTAAACATATGCAAAAATAGATATGCTCAAGTGTGTATGTGCATAGTAAAGCATTTTTCTGTACCTTAACCATAAACAATTTCtttttgagtttcttttttctttttttggttggggagggggggggatCAAACACTAGGATCTAATACAAATTAGAGCGCTCTTAAGAAGCAATCccatgaaaaaatgaaaaataaaaatccaaatctACGATAGGGTGATCTtaaagtgagcactgaggcggTCTTAACTCGTGGGAAGATGCTCACCAAAGTGTACAGACCTTAAATAAATCTAGCACACAGATTAGAAGTTAATCAATACCCAACAAATTGTTCAATACAGGGTAGGAAAACACAGTGGCCACAAAAGGTTGCACAGTGTAGCAATGGGTGGTGCCCATGACAATAGTAGTATTGTGGTGTCTTCGAATATGTTTAGCAGTTGGTGATAGTGAAGATGGTTAAATTTTACAGCTGAAGCTTGTGACCACCTGTAAAATTGACTTCAATGGTTCAACGGGTCTACttgattttaatataaaattttcaatttcaggTCATTTCAGCTCCCAACATTTAAGGCATCTAATTCTGGGGAAAAAAGGATTCTAAATTTCAACCATCAAGAATCCACTGGAATTCTCAATCTCATCTCAAGATGTTCGACATCAGATTTTGTGCACTAATGATGACTGGGAGATTTATattatccttattttattttattttttataagtaattgaatttcattaaaacacaacggggcgcaacccaagtacacggaaagtatacaaaaaagacacctatcaaaaaaataaattatccaTTATTCATTAATTAGTTTTACACATCATCAAGACCATTAGTGTTGATGATCTACCTCAAAAAGGTTCCAACATTATTGACTGTATAAAATAGTGTGAACTTATAAGTTGGGAGTAAGTTTAAGTTTATCTGTATATAATAATTGATGCAATTATGCAATATCATACATCATGAGTAAGAGTTATAGACTCACGCTAGATCCCCTCCAATAAGTAGCAAGTTGCCACGAGGTAGGGTAAGCACAGAATCACCTCTAGTGAGACGAATGGAAGGCTGAGCAAGTAGCCGTGCAACAGCATATGATGAGTTCCCACCATCACCAGTATCAGCCATGAAGTCAAACCATAGATCATCCTCTCCACTAAATTGATCGTATAAAAGATCAGCTTGTTCTGCTCCATCTTGAACCCTGCTCATTGCTGCCTAATGGTGGAAGAAAGGGGGATATAACAGATGTTATTACATCAGAACAAATATTCAGATGGAATTATTATCTGAAAAGGACCTCATTTGCATAACCACAAAGTTCACTGAAGATATCAAGTTATTGATTACCGAGACTCATTAATTATCTCATATGAAGGAGTTGATTTGAAAGATATTAGCATATGGTGAACGGAAAAAGTACTTTACAGATGGACTTCCCTCTAAGCAACTAATTGAAACCAGAATGTAACTAAGTTCAAAGAGCAACATTCTATTCTGCAACTCAAAATCCAGCAAAAGCACTTGCATTTTTCTTAGAAAAGAAACTTGCCAAATATGAAAGGCTTCTAACATGATATATCAATTTATTTCCCTATCTTGTgaaatataaattaggaaagTTTCGAAATcataacaatttcaaaaaataaaaataataatgctgATGGATCCTTCATTTAAGAACATTGTACTCTGAAACAAATAGGAATTTGCAAAGTTCCAGACAATATTCTCTGACTAAGACAGAGTAATTAAGgtatcaatttatatatatatatataatatgtcaATGTGACAAATTTCAAATAGGGAATTATACCTGCATCATACGCATGTCAAAGCGACCAAGAAAGACAGTTACTGATACCAGTAGGTCAAAAACAGTCTTGAATAAATCAGCAGACGTTCTGCAGCATACAGTCACCAGCACAGTTAAATTGACCAAATGAAAACCAAATTCAGTGCCCTCAAAACAGTAaaacaaaagggtaaaaaatAGTGAATACATACCCCGAATACCAAGGAACCATATCCAAAAATTCAGGCTTCAtttgcttcttcttcagctTCTCACATTCTTTTACTGACACAGGATGAGCAAGAGCCCACCTGTTAATTATCCGATATTAATGAATGGAATGGAggggaagagaaagagaaatatgTAAAAGTTTGCATATAGTGATAAATATCATCTGAAATGATCATAAAACAGGAAAGAGTATAATCTAACATGATGAAACCATCTTTAGATGTTAAATCTCTTATTTGATAAATATAAAGTTTCTCTCTTTTACTTCGTTCTCTCCTCTACAGGGCTTTTCTCGATCGGTTTTCGTTCATGTCATCCTCTCAGAACCTAGCCACAAGACTTTAAAAGCTGAGGTTCTAACTGGATACTTAAGCATGCAAAAGACTCGTAACACAAGAACAGCAACTTTCACATAGCAGTCACTTCCATAGTCCCTCTCAGTTGAAACAACAAAAGGCCAATGTCAATTCTTACATAAAACTCACCTAAATACACCCTTAACTTGGTGATTtaaggggaaaagaaaaggtaaacacacacacacaaaaaaaaaagaagaaggaggaaagaaagaaagaaagaagaagaagcaaaagaaagTGCTCACTCAGTTCAGTCAGTCATTCCTGTAATCCTGTTAGCCAGAGTTAAATTGCAGAAATGGAAGCTTATATTAATCAAAAACCTAAACTTTAAACAAAGAGACTGCATCCAGACAATacaaatttaaattctactgaTGTCAACAGATAAACTCACAACAGTATTTTGAGATAAGAAAATCAAATGCAAATATGCTACTCACCCAGTTGACCTTTCCACTACGTAATTGGCAATGTAAAGGCCTATAAATGTCGCCCATAATGAGTATATGGGAGAGATTTTATCAGATGAACCCGCAGCACATGAGCCATTGCAAGCTAactgaaatgacaaaaaaaaattacaaataaagaaagggaccaaaaaaacaaaggtttatagAAATTATAGTGGATTCCAGCTGTACCTCACCATAGATAACCCACTTGGACAAAAGCGGATAGTCACTCGCAGACCCAACCGGAGCAAACCAAGATGAGCAAACCTGGTCTTTCAACTCATTCATACGGAGAAACTTTGCAAGCCAAgtgtttctctcttctttcttaaaaaaggaaaaccaGAAAGAGTTTTTTCGCACAAACGGTCTCTCTTTCAAAATAGCACGGTTGCCACAGTGACTATAAAATACACAGCAAGCTATACTAAGAACCTGCACCAGCAATACGGACATCAACATGATATTCAGATTTATATGTAATAGCAAAAGAATGCACTATGGAATGaagattttttgtattttttgtttaaaaaaaaaaaaaaatgcatcttCAAAACTTACAGCACAATTTTGAAGAATGGTCAAGATCTCCGGTCTTTTTCCAGCCACACGTGAAACAAGGCCAATGTACCAAAGGCCATAAAAGATAATGTGGAATacaagaagaaataaaatagaTGACACATATATTGTTAAAAACAAAGACAGGTTCATCCTCATATCCACTCCCATTGACTGCAAACTAGGAAGATGATACACAGCTGCTACTAAAATCCAGACTATGTACCTGCAGaagtaaatttcaaaaataactgATACGCACTGGCTTTTTATAGTTCATTTACTAATAAAGTAACAGAAATACATGGATACCAAACGCGAGCGCGAGCATGCGTGTATGAGTATGAGAAGCAAAAAACTTAATACCATAGAGTAGGAGTATAAGTAAACACTTACCACCGACTGAAATTTGAATAGCTTGGTTTAATAGTCTTCCCAATAAATGGtgatgaaaagaaataaaagaaaccaAATAAACAGCCATACATAGACCACCATTTAATATTGTTGTCCAACTTCTCCACGAGAGTATGGATGTTGTCAGATGAGATGAAAAACAGGCAACCCACAACAACAGCAATTATGGCATGCCGGGAATGCTCGTGTGGGTATGGATATGCTGGAGTTAGAATTGTTCTAACCCTCTCTATTCTGAGGGTGTCCAGTAAACCAACAGATTGCTTATCAGAGCCCATTAAGCAGACTTGTTCTTGTTCTGATTACTCCACTTGGTCCAAAGCTGTGCAGATTGGatttcaataattttcacaacaacaaaaaaaaccgAGAGGGCCAAAACCACCATAGAAACAAGCTCCAGAATCCTGAGTACAAACTTatattataagaaattttaacATTAAAGGATTACAATAATTGTCAGGACTACAAGATTGATCGAGAGTAAACAAATCATGGGATAAGAAACAAGTTCAGCAATCAATACAAGAAGTCACGTGAAAAGGAAGACAACATATCATAACAATATAGTCAGACTTGTGCCCTCCATTCCCCCAACATTTCCCCAGCATTGTGAGCTTATTTTCTGAAACATTTTTTCTACACTTGCTTGCCTCCTCGAATttgagaaccaaaaaaaaacactcggattatccttcttctctttcccttttctcattctttctaAACCCAAAATGAATTTCCATCAACTAATACCACCAACTTCAATTCAAAAAACAACTCTTGAGTAAAAATTGACTATTAATCGGAACGCATAAACCGCTACTTGTATGATAGGAAGCTCAACTAATTAAAATGAACAACAAAATAGTAAACGCACCGTCAATAGCAGTTCAAACTAAAATTACAAAGAACTCAAATGATACAAGCATACATACAAACACACTTGATACATACACATGATCAAATATCTGATCGCATATTCAACCTTTCAACGGTCGGCAAGCAAGCAGAACATCTAAACTAGCATTTTTCTTCAAACCAGTGacaaatcaaaaccctaagtCGCCGACTAGAGCCCCTAGGGCTCGCTTCACCGAACAACGAAACGACGCATTTCAAACCATGGCGTAACTGCCGCCAAAACAGAACTTCATTCGTAGCAACGTTTACAACTtagccaaaaaaagaagaaaaagaaaagcttaattggacaattaaaaagaaagcgTACCTGAAGAGAAAGCGAGCAGAGGAAGAGAAAGTGTGCATGTGCAAGCAATATATGAATGTAaatgtgaaagaaagaaagagaagatatTCTCAGAGCGAATTGGCATCTGAGAATGTCTGCGAGGAACATAACGATGGCATATTCGTTTTTTCTCCCTTAATTAAACagaaagagaaaattttagACGAGTTCACTGCCAATACGGAACCGTGGAAGTTGCTTGAATTTTACGATCTCCCCCTTGCGTGTTAAACCCACGTACTTTACCGGTTTTTGACCGTTGGATTCGGACTTTCTGGTGTTGAATTCGGCCTGTTCTGTACTTGTGTGAGGCCGCCCCGGCCCTATATTGAACCCAAACTTCTTCTACTGGGCATGGCTTTTACTTTGAGCCTAATTGTCAAAAGATCCGAATCTCTAATAATTTGTTGTTCTTCGAATGGTTAACAATACAAACAGTAAATATGAAATAATCTTTACATGGTTTACTTACCCCAACAAGTGAATTAGGACTATTCGAGACCTATCGAGACAAGTAGACTCtataaaaattcaataatcacctaagggtgcgtttggaattgcgatttcgtagacaataagtgcgattttaaaccaaatcgcaaaacataGATCGTTtaggaactgcgtttttaaaaattgcgaaaacgcagaaaatctgttttttcaaatcgcagataagatggtgcttttttgaaaatgcagaattttaaaaggtaaattcgcgattttaaaggttaaactgtgattttgccaaacgcttaactgcgtttttaaaaatcacttttttcaaatcgcacattttaaaatcgttattttaaatcgcactttttgaaatcgcaaacccaaacggaccctaagtaAAGATAAAATCTTACAGTCTTCAGTTTGAGACAAATGATGATGTGTGAAGCCTTACATGTGGGATTGAATTCATAAAATTTTGCTGATGTGTCACTGCATACGTGGCAATTTGATGATGTGGCTTAATGAACGTCattatattggaaaaaaaaaaacacacagaaTGACCCATTTGAAATCtgcaaaaaaatttaagtagtcaaattcaatttttaaaaaactcagGGAATTGATTGCAAATGACACATTTTACTTGTGAATTTTAGATTTACCctcaaatttataaagaaaaattgctGAATCACTTCCAAAATTTTAAGTCTTTACCAAATCACTTATTGACTCactattttcatatttctttgaGTTTGTCTCCATTCAATCGATAATTAAAATTTCATCCAATGTTGTGTAGAgtccatcattttcttttactatctttgtataaaattacaattttaattcTACCATTTTtcaagagaaataaaaacacaaataataataataataataagggttaaatacatatttggtacatatggtttaaaaactttattttttggtacctcgGTTTCTCAAAATCCAGATActatctgtgatgcgaattgaaactgaggtaccaaaaaataaaaattttaaaccaCAGGTATCAAATATGTGTTTAACCCTAATAATAATCAGAGAAGATGGTCACCAATGCCTTACTATTCGAGAATGGACGGGCAAGCCACTCGACTATTGAGGGGTGGAGGTGGATCCTACCGGCGAGCCCCCTTACACAAatatgtgtgcgtgtgtgtgtatggtggatttgtaattttatatagggaaaatatatgataatttaTGGGTAAAAGCGCGATTTAAAATTACTtcttcactttttaaaaaatgcgtTACCCAAAAccccattttcaatttttttaaaaaaataaaataaaataaaactttaagtttttaaataatgtatacaaaaaattaaaatttgaagataATGTAGTGAAAATGCTGACATGACACTAATGAAAGTTGTGAAAATGGACGAAAAATCATAGAGGGTTGATTTCCAATCCGTGAAAAACTTAagcagtaaaaattaatttttaaaaagtgagaaagTGATTTCAAATTATGCTTTGACCcagaaatttataaatttttccttttatataaaCTTTCTAAAAATTACGGAATTTGTACGGAATTAGACGAAACTGCAATTTGATAGAGGACCAAAATTGGAAACAGTGGTTTGATAAAGGACAAAAATGAACAACTCATGGAGTGATTTGATAAACACCTAAAAACTGAGGAAATGATTcagtaatttttttagtttataaattgaattataTGGATGTGTCAAGTTTGGTGGTAATCCAAAAGCATGGCGGATTGGCAGTTGATTGCCGATGACTGACCATTTTTGTTACGCAAAGATGCCGAAACAGACgatggattttgttttgttttttttttttttttttttttttcaagtcaCAGAGGAtgggaattttttattttttattttaacaaaatagagGATGGGATATTGAAAACGTTAATAgaacccccccccaaaaaaaaaaaaaaaaatttgtcatgCTCTAGGGCCAGGCATTAAAAGAAGTCGACAGAAATTAATTACAAACTAGTttaataaagtgacatgtgttcttagcatgtgagaagtgcATGTTTTTAATAgtatatgcttctcacatgcttaaaaacACATGCATTCTATTAGACTGGTTTATAACTAATTTGTATCTAAAAGAAATACATTTAGACCGTGGCTTTTTAATTAGAGGCCCATGGAGAAGCCTGCAAgattattttctcatttttattcataaaatgtgatgttacttttaaaattattattaaatttgaaattaactatcattaaattttgatcaaataataattttaaaaaccacatcatttttaggataaaaatgaataagagtattgcatatagcattacttggCAGTTATAGGCCATGGACATGCTGAAATTGCATTTGATAAATGTTACACACACTCCCGACTCCATACTCTTAAGTGCATACTCCTTAATGTGgcaataaaaattatcattgaatccaaaatttaatagtaatacATCTAAAATTCGATGATAATTTTCAGGAAGTGTGTAATGTTTCTCATTGTGCTTTACTACAATAGCTAAGCCTCAATTGGATgtttaaaaatatgtatataatatatgttcTTAAGAGTGCATTTGGTCTCATAATTTCACGTGCTCAATGcgcatttttaaaataaaattgtagaaAGTATCAAactcttgattttatttttaaaattatacttttattatctacgttttgaatttatttttatttttttctaaataaaaaaccaTAGAAATTAAACCTTACAAAAGTAACAAAACCCACAAGTGATAAGGGAAGGGCTTTTGGGGAAAAATTGGTACGAACATatgaaagattttttatttattttataaaaagaggATATTTCATTAATCAATAATCTTCCGCTTACTCCGCAAGTACAATAGGCTGGATGATAGGAGGATAATTCTCCGCCTAGACTTTATCTAACAATTGTGAAATGACAAATTTTGCCGAACAATGTGTACCTTATTAACATTCCTTTTTACATgttaaaaactaacaaaatctaAGCTAGATAGAATAGACTTTGTATCCATAATCAACTGTCCATAGCTACTCCCATTAGGGCCCTGCTTTTGCAATTCTTGAACACACGAAAGAGATGAAATAATGTTTGAAGTCATGATAATTCACGACCATTTATAATTGATGATACCATAAACAAGCCTTCGGCTCCATTAATGAAAGGGCCACCCACAAAAAGGTCTACTTCATAGAGAGGCCCATATATgataataaaactaaaagaagtATGGCCTTTACAACCTAACACCCCTCTCTATTCAATCATAAAAGGGCACAATCATTCTATTAAGTATAtgaatattttcttattattcGTTCTTTTTCGATTCAATAATATTTTACTAACTTAAGCGGAGGCTCCTTCACCAACCCCCAATTAGTGCCATTTTGATGGTTTTCTTCTTATCTTGCAGGTGACCCAACGCCTTGTCCATCCGTCCGAAAATCTGTTTCTACATTAACACTCATCAACTTTTTCTTGGCTGAATAATATTTAACGATCTTTACAAGTTGATGATAATGAGTTTCATGTTGCTCAagatatcttcttcttcttcttcttcttctttttttttttttaaaaaaaaggacaataaTTTCCTTGGGCGGCTTTCTGTCTTGGGTAGTATGTATGTGGCTATGGCCTATGCCACATGTTCATGGAGTCACTCAGCCTCACGGGAGGAATACAAATTACTAACGGCGTTGACGGCATTGCCATGTTCCATATCATCGATCTACAACTACAAGACTACAATCACGAGAATTTACTGTTACTCCATTGGAGGACTAAGACCAAAAACAATTACTCTGATTAGTCCGTTCTTCGATCACGTACCTCAAGAACTCGATGCAAACTGGAGTTCAAAAAATCTAAAGAGATTGTGTTCTTGGCTGAATTTGATTGGTTTTATGCAAATATTCTCATTTCATTCACagcatacataaaaaaaaacatatacatCCGTTGTTGTGCAATGAACCCTCTATTGAATGTCTGTGTACGTTCTTTGAATTTCTTGTGTCGGTGGCTGCAAATGAACCGTCTGATAGAAGGACATGGCCATATGCCACCCTTGCAAGTTGCATCAAAGCGAGAACGTCTTTTTCTATCATGCCATGGCCCAAATAAATGCTATGACATTtctatcttctctctctctctatatatatatatattttattttatttttaaccgtAAAAACACTAACAAACAACTTTTAATATAAAACACTTACAAAAATTCAAAGCTACTCTCACTTCTATATcatatcaaaacactttttcaatcaaaacacaaaaaataaataataacacaTCCTAAAAAAGGTTATCAAACGCGCCTTAAGCCATTTATTTTATGTGAGCTTACTATATtttacacacaaaaaaaaaaaaaaaaacacctcctatttgtattt is a window of Alnus glutinosa chromosome 4, dhAlnGlut1.1, whole genome shotgun sequence DNA encoding:
- the LOC133866001 gene encoding uncharacterized protein LOC133866001, with translation MGSDKQSVGLLDTLRIERVRTILTPAYPYPHEHSRHAIIAVVVGCLFFISSDNIHTLVEKLDNNIKWWSMYGCLFGFFYFFSSPFIGKTIKPSYSNFSRWYIVWILVAAVYHLPSLQSMGVDMRMNLSLFLTIYVSSILFLLVFHIIFYGLWYIGLVSRVAGKRPEILTILQNCAVLSIACCVFYSHCGNRAILKERPFVRKNSFWFSFFKKEERNTWLAKFLRMNELKDQVCSSWFAPVGSASDYPLLSKWVIYGELACNGSCAAGSSDKISPIYSLWATFIGLYIANYVVERSTGWALAHPVSVKECEKLKKKQMKPEFLDMVPWYSGTSADLFKTVFDLLVSVTVFLGRFDMRMMQAAMSRVQDGAEQADLLYDQFSGEDDLWFDFMADTGDGGNSSYAVARLLAQPSIRLTRGDSVLTLPRGNLLLIGGDLAYPNPSAFTYEKRFFRPFEYALQPPPWYKPEQVAVNKPEIPCEVPELKQYEGPQCFLIPGNHDWFDGLHTFMRYICHKSWLGGWLMPQKKSYFALQLPKRWWIFGLDLALHGDIDEYQFKFFSELVKHKVGDEDSVIIITHEPSWLLDWYWNDVTGKNVSHLISDYLKGRCKLRMAGDLHHYMRHSFVKSDGPVHVQNLIVNGCGGAFLHPTHVFSKFKKFHGVSYECKAAYPSYEDSSRIALGNILKFRKKNWQFDFIGGIIYFILVFSMFPQCKLDHILHEDCFSGHLRSFIGTVWSNFIYMVEHSYISLTGAMLLLIVAITFVPSKVSRKKRAIIGVLHVSAHLAAALILMLLLELGVETCIRHKLLATSGYHTLYQWYRTVESEHFPDPTGLRARMEQWTHGLYPACIKYLMSAFDIPEVMAVTRSNICKNGMVSLSRGGAVIYYASVFLYFWVFSTPVVSLVFGSYLYICINWLHIHFDEAFSSLRIANYKAFTRFHINSNGDLEVFTLAVDKVPKEWKLDPDWDGEPKQPQQLSHLRKHPSKWSAAIAQQDPLHTVKIVDQFVIRKSDKPDIETVNGSVIR